A single window of Jiangella alkaliphila DNA harbors:
- a CDS encoding IS1380 family transposase, producing MRLSHVWSKAMPRFDDENLVSCAGLVPVMALAEQAGLSELISSKVAVGSVRVKSAGVNPAGKITSIVAGMAAGADCIDDLDVVRSGGMGRLFGGVYAPATLGQFLREFTHGHALQLASVARAHLVGLVTTTGLLPGIGTRAFVDIDSLLRPVYGHAKQGASFGHTKIAGRQVLRKGLSPLATSISTEHGAPVVAGIRLRAGRAGSGKGAATMVAEAIRTARAAGAAGEILVRGDSAYGNSVVVGACVRAGARFSVALTKNRAVSRAIATIPADAWTPVHYPGAVVDPDTGQLISDAHVAEVPFTAFGSKAKKHQVTARLIVRRVRDRAKTDELFPVWRHHPFFTDNTEPTADADITHRAHAIIETVFADLIDGPLAHLPSGRFAANAAWATCAAMTHNLLRAAGTLTSPRHAVARGATLRRQIVTVPARLARPQRRRVLHLPTHWPWAQQWTRLWNHVLATGPPAAAA from the coding sequence GTGCGACTATCTCACGTCTGGTCGAAGGCGATGCCGAGGTTCGATGACGAGAATCTCGTGTCGTGCGCGGGGCTGGTGCCGGTGATGGCCTTGGCCGAGCAGGCTGGCCTGTCCGAGCTGATCTCGTCCAAGGTCGCGGTCGGCTCGGTGAGGGTGAAGTCGGCCGGCGTGAACCCGGCGGGCAAGATCACCTCGATCGTGGCGGGGATGGCTGCCGGCGCGGACTGCATCGACGATCTGGACGTGGTCCGTTCCGGCGGGATGGGCCGGTTGTTCGGCGGCGTGTATGCGCCGGCCACGCTGGGGCAGTTCCTGCGGGAGTTCACCCATGGCCATGCCCTGCAGTTGGCCTCGGTCGCGCGGGCGCATCTGGTCGGCCTCGTCACGACGACGGGGCTGTTGCCCGGGATCGGGACTCGGGCGTTCGTCGACATCGATTCGCTGCTGCGCCCGGTCTACGGGCACGCCAAGCAGGGCGCCAGCTTCGGGCACACCAAGATCGCCGGGCGGCAGGTGCTCCGCAAGGGCCTGTCGCCGCTGGCCACCAGCATCAGTACCGAGCACGGTGCGCCGGTGGTGGCCGGGATCCGGCTACGGGCCGGGCGGGCCGGTTCCGGGAAGGGCGCGGCGACGATGGTCGCCGAGGCGATCCGGACCGCCCGCGCCGCCGGCGCGGCGGGTGAGATCCTGGTCCGCGGTGATTCGGCCTACGGCAACAGCGTCGTCGTCGGCGCCTGCGTGAGGGCGGGGGCCCGGTTCTCCGTGGCGCTGACCAAGAACCGTGCGGTGAGCAGGGCGATCGCGACCATCCCCGCCGACGCGTGGACACCGGTGCACTACCCCGGCGCGGTCGTCGACCCGGACACCGGGCAGTTGATCTCCGACGCCCACGTCGCCGAAGTACCGTTCACCGCGTTCGGCTCCAAGGCCAAGAAGCACCAGGTCACCGCCCGGCTGATCGTGCGCCGGGTCCGCGACCGCGCCAAGACCGATGAACTGTTCCCGGTCTGGCGGCACCACCCGTTCTTCACCGACAACACCGAACCGACCGCCGACGCGGACATCACCCACCGCGCGCACGCGATCATCGAGACCGTGTTCGCCGACCTCATCGACGGGCCGCTGGCCCACCTGCCGTCTGGCCGGTTCGCCGCGAACGCCGCCTGGGCGACCTGCGCCGCGATGACCCACAACCTGCTCCGCGCCGCCGGCACCCTGACCAGTCCGCGGCATGCCGTCGCGCGCGGCGCGACACTGCGCCGACAGATCGTCACCGTGCCCGCCCGGCTGGCCCGCCCGCAACGCCGCCGCGTGTTGCACCTGCCCACGCACTGGCCCTGGGCCCAGCAGTGGACCCGCCTCTGGAACCACGTGCTCGCCACCGGGCCACCCGCCGCGGCGGCCTGA
- a CDS encoding PIG-L family deacetylase, with protein MFTNLSSLSGRTVLVLHAHPDDEAIFTGVTMRRLADAGARVVLVTATLGELGEVHVPLAPGETMAQRRVAELESAAALLGVQRLVLLGARDSGLPGAADNVHPDALAAADPGRVARRVAALIEEESAEALVHDDGRGIYGHPDHLAAHRIGAAAARLTGVAAYQSTVDRDHLHDRVTRSHLIHAAAEATGLPFGVPSADVALRISGSAAEVNVKRAAIAVHASQVSPESLGHAGFDEAYGYEWYQRSGGPAILDELVAPAAVPA; from the coding sequence ATGTTCACGAACCTCTCGTCCCTCAGCGGGCGCACCGTCCTCGTCCTCCACGCTCATCCCGACGACGAAGCGATCTTCACCGGCGTGACGATGCGCCGGCTGGCCGACGCCGGCGCGCGGGTCGTGCTGGTCACGGCCACGCTCGGCGAGCTCGGCGAGGTGCACGTGCCGCTCGCCCCCGGCGAGACGATGGCGCAGCGCCGGGTCGCCGAACTGGAGAGCGCGGCGGCGTTGCTGGGCGTGCAGCGACTGGTGCTGCTCGGCGCCCGCGACTCCGGACTGCCCGGCGCCGCCGACAACGTCCACCCCGATGCCCTCGCCGCGGCCGACCCCGGGCGCGTCGCCCGCCGCGTCGCCGCCCTGATCGAGGAGGAGTCCGCCGAGGCCCTCGTCCACGACGACGGGCGCGGCATCTACGGGCACCCGGACCACCTGGCGGCGCACCGCATCGGCGCCGCGGCCGCGCGGCTCACCGGCGTCGCGGCCTACCAGTCCACCGTCGACCGCGACCACCTGCACGACCGCGTCACCCGGTCGCACCTCATCCACGCCGCCGCCGAGGCGACCGGGCTGCCCTTCGGCGTCCCCTCCGCCGACGTCGCCCTGCGCATCAGCGGCTCGGCCGCCGAGGTGAACGTCAAGCGGGCCGCCATCGCCGTGCACGCCAGCCAGGTCAGCCCCGAGTCGCTCGGCCACGCCGGCTTCGACGAGGCGTACGGGTACGAGTGGTACCAGCGCTCCGGCGGCCCCGCCATCCTCGACGAGCTGGTCGCCCCGGCCGCCGTTCCTGCCTGA
- a CDS encoding winged helix-turn-helix transcriptional regulator, which yields MEEGTSKSPGHSQGTDGCQQWDPREDCDVRQILDRIADKWSLLVIALLEGRSLRFTELRRRIDGISQRMLTVTLRQLERDGLVLRTVYPVVPPRVDYELTPLGATLHVTIEALVRWTEDHQREIAAARDSYDRRAEAAAELVDA from the coding sequence ATGGAAGAAGGCACTTCGAAGTCACCCGGTCACTCCCAGGGAACCGACGGCTGCCAGCAGTGGGACCCGCGCGAAGACTGCGACGTCCGGCAGATCCTCGACCGCATCGCGGACAAGTGGTCGCTACTCGTCATCGCGCTGCTCGAGGGCCGCAGCCTGCGCTTCACCGAACTGCGCCGGCGCATCGACGGCATCAGCCAGCGCATGCTGACGGTCACCCTGCGCCAGCTCGAGCGCGACGGCCTGGTGCTGCGCACCGTCTACCCCGTCGTGCCGCCGCGGGTCGACTACGAGCTGACGCCGCTCGGCGCCACGCTGCACGTCACCATCGAGGCACTGGTCCGGTGGACCGAGGACCACCAGCGGGAGATCGCCGCCGCGCGCGACTCCTACGACCGGCGCGCCGAGGCCGCGGCTGAACTCGTCGACGCCTGA
- a CDS encoding MFS transporter, whose translation MPTPSAQPDRLTARGWAILLVLSSAIFLEGIDISMMGVALPSIRADLGMSTSSLQWVVSAYVLGYGGFVLLGGRAADLLGRRRMFVLWLTVFLLFSGLGGLATDGWMLIVARFATGVAAAFMTPAGLSIITTTFAEGPQRNRALLIYAGIAAGGFSLGMVTGGLLTSIDWRWVFFAPVLMAAAILVVALRLVPHDTPAARTSGGYDVGGTLSLTVAMLLLVYTVVMLPEVGAGSTVLTAATGLALLALFVTIERRSRTPLLRLGLLRSAPLVRANLGAMLLVGGFVGFQFIAVLYLQEFRGWSETQTGLALMILGLDAILAPTLTPVLVRRFGNATVVVAGLALAVVAYALFLRVGADWTYAAMLPSFLVLSTAFALAYGPLTIAATDGVAEEEQGLASGVLTTSFQFGSALGLAVVSAVVVAGSGTEGAGLDTFRTALLVPLAAAVIGVLVTGSGLRRRTRTAAPTEPAELIAAEVSA comes from the coding sequence GTGCCAACTCCATCGGCACAGCCAGACCGGCTCACCGCACGCGGCTGGGCCATCCTGCTCGTACTGAGCAGCGCGATCTTCCTCGAAGGCATCGACATCTCGATGATGGGCGTCGCGCTGCCCTCGATCCGCGCCGACCTCGGCATGTCCACGTCATCCCTGCAGTGGGTGGTCAGCGCCTACGTGCTCGGCTACGGCGGGTTCGTGCTGCTCGGCGGGCGCGCCGCCGACCTGCTGGGGCGGCGCCGGATGTTCGTGCTCTGGCTGACCGTCTTCCTGCTCTTCTCCGGCCTCGGCGGCCTGGCCACCGACGGCTGGATGCTGATCGTCGCGCGGTTCGCCACCGGCGTCGCGGCCGCGTTCATGACGCCGGCCGGCCTGTCCATCATCACGACGACGTTCGCCGAAGGGCCGCAGCGGAACCGGGCGCTGCTCATCTACGCGGGCATCGCGGCCGGCGGCTTCTCGCTCGGCATGGTCACCGGCGGGCTGCTGACGTCGATCGATTGGCGCTGGGTGTTCTTCGCGCCGGTGCTGATGGCCGCGGCCATCCTGGTGGTTGCGCTGCGGCTGGTCCCGCACGACACCCCGGCGGCGCGGACGAGCGGTGGCTACGACGTCGGCGGCACGCTCAGCCTCACCGTGGCGATGCTGCTGCTCGTCTACACCGTCGTCATGCTGCCCGAGGTGGGCGCCGGGTCGACGGTGTTGACGGCGGCCACGGGGCTGGCGCTGCTGGCGCTGTTCGTGACGATCGAGCGCCGGTCGCGTACGCCGCTGCTGCGGCTCGGCCTGCTCCGGTCCGCGCCGCTCGTTCGGGCCAACCTGGGCGCGATGCTGCTGGTCGGCGGGTTCGTCGGCTTCCAGTTCATCGCCGTGCTCTACCTGCAGGAGTTCCGCGGCTGGTCGGAGACGCAGACCGGGCTGGCGCTGATGATCCTCGGGCTGGACGCGATCCTGGCGCCGACGCTGACGCCGGTGCTGGTGCGCCGGTTCGGGAACGCGACGGTGGTCGTGGCCGGCCTGGCGCTGGCCGTCGTGGCGTACGCGCTGTTCCTGCGGGTCGGCGCGGACTGGACCTACGCCGCGATGCTGCCGTCGTTCCTGGTCCTCAGCACGGCGTTCGCGCTGGCCTACGGCCCGCTGACGATCGCCGCCACGGACGGCGTCGCCGAGGAGGAGCAGGGGCTGGCCAGCGGCGTGCTGACGACGTCGTTCCAGTTCGGCTCGGCGCTCGGACTGGCCGTCGTGTCCGCGGTCGTCGTCGCGGGCAGCGGCACGGAGGGCGCCGGGCTGGACACGTTCCGGACGGCGCTGCTGGTCCCGCTGGCCGCCGCGGTGATCGGCGTCCTCGTCACCGGGTCAGGGCTGCGACGGCGGACGCGCACGGCCGCACCCACGGAGCCGGCCGAGCTCATCGCCGCGGAGGTCTCCGCGTGA
- a CDS encoding nitroreductase/quinone reductase family protein — translation MSAGVTDSPDRSVAEHVRRYLATDGRDGYLEGGVPNLVLTVTGRTSGRRYRTGLFFGTDGDRYVLVASGSVITASHPSWYRNLVANPSVEVQVKGERFAATARAAEGAERQRLWDLMTGLAPVFHEYAARSPRTIPVVVLERT, via the coding sequence GTGAGCGCCGGCGTGACGGACAGCCCGGACCGGTCGGTCGCGGAGCACGTGCGCCGCTACCTCGCGACCGACGGCCGCGACGGCTACCTGGAGGGCGGGGTGCCGAACCTGGTGCTGACGGTGACCGGCCGGACCAGCGGGCGCCGGTACCGCACCGGCCTGTTCTTCGGCACCGACGGCGACCGGTACGTCCTGGTGGCGTCAGGCTCGGTCATCACCGCGAGCCACCCGTCGTGGTACCGGAACCTGGTCGCGAACCCCTCCGTCGAGGTGCAGGTCAAGGGCGAACGGTTCGCCGCGACGGCCCGGGCGGCGGAGGGCGCCGAGCGGCAGCGGCTGTGGGACCTGATGACCGGCCTGGCGCCGGTCTTCCACGAGTACGCGGCGCGCAGCCCTCGCACGATCCCGGTGGTGGTGCTCGAGCGCACCTAG
- a CDS encoding GNAT family N-acetyltransferase, whose protein sequence is MTGDVVTTERLIVRPPEEADRARFVQLFSDHDFMVFYPETLTEEQAQARFDHMTDVCRTIPFGKQPVVERASGRVIGYTGVDHIEVEGRDWLEWGYRLVPDVRGLGYATEASLALLAKARETYVGELLAIIDPENIASQQVCRKLGFTYWKQGPVDGEVRNLYTLTLGKD, encoded by the coding sequence GTGACCGGGGACGTCGTGACGACCGAGCGGCTCATCGTGCGCCCGCCCGAAGAGGCCGACCGAGCCCGGTTCGTCCAGCTCTTCAGCGACCACGACTTCATGGTGTTCTACCCGGAGACCCTCACCGAGGAGCAGGCGCAGGCCCGCTTCGACCACATGACCGACGTCTGCCGGACGATCCCGTTCGGCAAGCAGCCGGTGGTCGAGCGGGCCTCCGGGCGCGTCATCGGCTACACCGGCGTCGACCACATCGAGGTCGAGGGCCGCGACTGGCTGGAGTGGGGCTACCGGCTGGTTCCGGACGTCAGAGGGCTCGGGTACGCGACCGAGGCGAGCCTGGCGCTGCTGGCCAAGGCCCGCGAGACGTACGTCGGCGAGCTGCTGGCGATCATCGACCCGGAGAACATCGCGTCCCAGCAGGTCTGCCGCAAGCTCGGCTTCACGTACTGGAAGCAGGGGCCGGTCGACGGCGAGGTCCGGAACCTCTACACGCTGACACTGGGCAAGGACTAG
- a CDS encoding UDP-N-acetylmuramate dehydrogenase: protein MRERTDASLAGLTTLRLGGPAKRVVEATTEGDLIGLVRDCDERGEPVLLVGGGSNLVVGDAGFDGTVVLVGTRGIDIDASASCDSDALAACGGVLLTAAAGEPWDDLVAYTVANEWPGLEALSGIPGLVGATPMQNVGAYGQEVAQTLWTVRTYDRQDRRVRTFANADCRFAYRDSRFKGSERYVVLTVSYQLREGDLGRPVAYAELARRLGIAAGERAPLADVRAAVLALRAGKGMVLDAADHDTWSAGSFFTNPVLTDAQAAALPDAAPRFPAADGLVKSSAAWLIEHAGFGRGYTGGRADVSLSTKHTLALTNRGEASTADLLALAREVRDGVRAAFGIELAPEPTLVGCEL from the coding sequence ATGCGCGAGCGGACCGACGCCTCCCTCGCCGGCCTGACGACGCTGCGGCTGGGCGGCCCGGCCAAGCGCGTCGTCGAAGCCACCACCGAGGGCGACCTGATCGGCCTGGTCCGCGACTGCGACGAGCGCGGCGAGCCGGTGCTGCTGGTCGGCGGCGGCTCCAACCTGGTCGTCGGCGACGCCGGTTTCGACGGGACCGTGGTGCTGGTCGGCACCCGCGGCATCGACATCGACGCGAGCGCCTCCTGCGACAGCGACGCGCTCGCTGCCTGCGGTGGCGTGTTGCTGACGGCGGCCGCCGGCGAGCCGTGGGACGACCTCGTCGCCTACACCGTCGCGAACGAGTGGCCCGGCCTCGAGGCGCTGTCCGGCATCCCCGGCCTGGTCGGCGCCACCCCGATGCAGAACGTCGGCGCCTACGGCCAGGAGGTCGCGCAGACGCTGTGGACGGTGCGCACCTACGACCGTCAGGACCGCCGCGTCCGCACCTTCGCCAACGCCGACTGCCGCTTCGCCTACCGTGACAGCCGGTTCAAGGGGTCCGAGCGCTACGTCGTGCTCACCGTCAGCTACCAGCTGCGCGAGGGGGACCTCGGCCGGCCGGTCGCCTACGCGGAGCTGGCCCGCCGGCTCGGCATCGCCGCCGGCGAGCGGGCGCCGCTGGCCGACGTCCGTGCCGCCGTGCTGGCGCTGCGGGCCGGCAAGGGGATGGTGCTCGACGCCGCCGACCACGACACCTGGAGCGCGGGCTCGTTCTTCACCAACCCGGTCCTCACCGATGCGCAGGCCGCGGCGCTGCCCGACGCCGCGCCCCGGTTCCCGGCCGCCGACGGCCTGGTCAAGTCCAGCGCGGCCTGGCTGATCGAGCACGCCGGCTTCGGCCGCGGCTACACCGGCGGCCGCGCCGACGTCTCGCTATCGACCAAGCACACGCTGGCCCTGACCAACCGCGGCGAGGCCAGCACCGCCGACCTGCTCGCCCTGGCCCGCGAGGTGCGCGACGGCGTGCGCGCCGCGTTCGGCATCGAGCTGGCGCCCGAGCCCACGCTGGTCGGCTGCGAGCTCTAG